Proteins encoded in a region of the Coffea eugenioides isolate CCC68of chromosome 4, Ceug_1.0, whole genome shotgun sequence genome:
- the LOC113769113 gene encoding copper transporter 4-like — translation MAIDALPIRHNTTAPPPTPPPLTNVHHHHPFSLFTHFYWGKDAEILFSGWPGHNCAMYALALLFVFFSAILQHQRCQTQIQTRSRNSFPGGDLRNSGKIRVSGDVVHDSYNGGIFIAAVVGHAVGYVVFGSLVSIFRKDVKKAKAKAQIEVDVHNTRNAAFMG, via the exons ATGGCCATCGATGCTCTGCCCATCCGCCACAACACCACCGCACCACCTCCTACCCCACCGCCCCTCACCAAcgtccaccaccaccacccatTCTCCTTATTCACCCATTTCTACTGGGGTAAAGATGCCGAAATACTCTTCTCCGGATGGCCTGGACACAACTGCGCCATGTATGCACTAGCCCTCCTGTTTGTATTTTTCTCAGCTATTCTCCAACATCAACGTTGTCAGACCCAGATCCAAACGCGTAGCCGCAATTCTTTTCCAGGTGGGGATTTGCGCAATTCGGGCAAGATTCGCGTATCTGGTGATGTTGTACAtgattcttataatggaggaattTTCATCGCTGCTGTGGTGGGCCATGCGGTTGGATACGTGGTTTTCGGGAGTCTCGTATCCATCTTCAGAAAAG ATGTGAAGAAAGCTAAAGCTAAAGCTCAAATTGAGGTTGATGTTCACAACACTCGTAATGCTGCTTTTATGGGTTAA